The region AAGAACTCCTGACCGCGCCCGACCCCTCCCTTCTCGTTACCACCATTGCCCGTAAACCCTACTTTGTGCCCGAGGTCAAACGCCTTACCCCTCTCCTTGACGAACTCAGGCGCAAAAACTCCCACATCGCCATCGTGGTTGATGAGTTCGGTCAGACTGCGGGTCTGGTTACCCTTGAGGACATCCTTGAGGCTATCTTCGGCGAAATCTCAGACGAGTTTGACTTCGCCGATGAGCTCCCTTATCAAGAGTTAGGTGAAGGTGTCTATCTTGTTGATGGCGAGATTGACATTGCCACCCTGAACCGCCTATTTAACAACGCCTTTCAGAAAATCCCGCACGAGCGCCTCTCTGCCTTCATTCATGACCAGTTGGGCAGGTTGCCACGCGCCGGTGACAGGATAAATTTAGCGGGATTAAAGATTACCATTCAACAGGTTACCGAGCGCAAACTTGCCAAGGTCCTGATTCAGAAGACACCAGGGGGCAAAAACACCCCCGGGACCGAATAAATGGAACCGCTTGCCGCATTTATTTTAATCCTTATCACCGGTTTTTATGCGGCTACTGAAACTGCGCTTTACCGGGCAAACTGGCTGCGCCTCACCCACTGGTCCCGCCAGCATCTTGCCGGGGCAAAGGAGGCACTCACCGCGCTTGAAAAATTCACACCATCCCTCATCACCGCGCTCATCGGCACCAACCTTGCGAATGTTTTTGCTACCATTCTTGTTGAACACTACACGGTCGGCGAGTTCGGTGCGGGTTATACGCCGGTAGCGGTGGTGCTCATTGTCACCTTTACCCTGATACTGGGTGATTATCTTCCCAAGGCGCTTGCCCAATCACTGCCCAGCCGCTGGCTCCAGCGGAGCGCCCTGATTTTAAACGCCAGCCGGGTTCTATTCACGCCTGTGGTCTTTATCCTTGCCCGCATTTTGCCCAAGACCAAAACCCTCCGTCTTACCCGCGAAGACTACCTCAAGGTCATTGCCGGGCGCGCAGGAAAACACCAGACCGCCAATATGGCTGCGCGCCTCTTTCAATTCTCCCAGATGAAGGTGATTGAAGCGGCAATCCCAATTGCAATGGTCAAATCCCTCCCCTTAGGCGCGGAAAGAAAAATGGTGCTTAAACTCCTTGAGGAATACGGTTACAGCCGCATTCCCGTCTATGAAAAAACCCGGGACAACATCATCGGTTGCATCATTGCCAAAGACCTCCTTAGAGATTCTGATTACCCGGTGGTGCGCCCAGTTATGCGGGTAAAGGAAACCACCCGGGCGCTGGAACTTTTGCGCCAGATGCAGCACCGGGGTGAGCATCTCGCAGTTATTGAAGACCAGCACGGGAGGGTCAAAGGCATCGTTACCCTTGAAGACCTTGTGGAGGAACTTGTGGGTGAGATTCGCTCTGAGGACTGATGCGCCGGATTGTTAAAACTGAAGCCGTTTGCCTGCGCCAGCGCCGATGGCGCGAATCATCTAAGGTTGTCACCCTTCTCACTCAGGAGATTGGCATTATTACCGGCATCGCCAAAGGTGCACGGCGCCCCCAAAGCCCGCTTGGTCCCAGTCTCAACCTTTTCGCCCATTCCCAATTGGTGCTTTACCTGGCACGAACCGGTGATATGTGCACCTTGACCGACGCCGAACTCATCTCCACCCATTCTGGCATCGCCCTTGACCCCAACCGGCTCGTTGCCGCCAGCCAGATAGCCGAATTCCTCCTCAACACCCTTCCACCCCACCATCCTGAAATGCGGATATTCAAACTCCTTGTAACCTACCTTTCTGCAATTGAAAATGCATCTACCCCATCCCTCCAACCTTTACTCCTCTCCTTTCTTCTGAAAGCCCTGACCTTTCTTGGATACAAACCAGAACTCAACCATTGCCTGCGGTGCCGCTCTCCCATCTCTGAAACGGCAAACTTTAACATCGCCCGTGGTGGTGTGGTCTGCGCCACCTGCCTCCCTAAAGAAACAACCAGCCGCACCTATCCATTGACCATTGACCAAATCAACC is a window of candidate division WOR-3 bacterium DNA encoding:
- a CDS encoding CNNM domain-containing protein codes for the protein MEPLAAFILILITGFYAATETALYRANWLRLTHWSRQHLAGAKEALTALEKFTPSLITALIGTNLANVFATILVEHYTVGEFGAGYTPVAVVLIVTFTLILGDYLPKALAQSLPSRWLQRSALILNASRVLFTPVVFILARILPKTKTLRLTREDYLKVIAGRAGKHQTANMAARLFQFSQMKVIEAAIPIAMVKSLPLGAERKMVLKLLEEYGYSRIPVYEKTRDNIIGCIIAKDLLRDSDYPVVRPVMRVKETTRALELLRQMQHRGEHLAVIEDQHGRVKGIVTLEDLVEELVGEIRSED
- the recO gene encoding DNA repair protein RecO; the protein is MRRIVKTEAVCLRQRRWRESSKVVTLLTQEIGIITGIAKGARRPQSPLGPSLNLFAHSQLVLYLARTGDMCTLTDAELISTHSGIALDPNRLVAASQIAEFLLNTLPPHHPEMRIFKLLVTYLSAIENASTPSLQPLLLSFLLKALTFLGYKPELNHCLRCRSPISETANFNIARGGVVCATCLPKETTSRTYPLTIDQINLLKSLLHTPAAEIAQKFETQLNQQIPGIIINLINHHFHPKKFPSLQPLLRSEK